attcctggatatttacagggcgtatgacgttgatgtttgagatacatattgtgatgttgcggtgtgggatgtggatgttgttgttggtggtggtgatggtactgttggtgttgctgatggtggtactgtttatgctgctgctgctgctggtgtttgtaacctttgcaccatattctccaaagccactacccgagtgcgaagctcgttgacttcttctattacaccggggtgattgtcggttcagacgagcggataaataaaatctagaatttggtgtagtatgtaatcgtgacgagatactctagaaataagagagaaaatggtgtttcggataggttcgccggtaagtgcttcaggttcttcgccaagagggcaatgtggtggatggaagggatcaccttcttcttgtctccaatgattaaggaggctacgaacccatccccaattcatcaagaatagatgatgactaattggttgatccattccggtcacactgctttcggaacttgagtgggattccatttcggaatccgagggacttgaactaatgacgaattccatttcgtacaattgaataaagaatttttcgatatgaaatgattttatggctatcgggtggtattctaattatatagagcaaaaggtttcgtagattacggaggaatttacgaaatatgtcaggcaaagtttacagtaacagatacgctaagatatgaattagcagatacactaagatatgaattttgtctatacactattcatgcaatcaatgcaataagatgtgtctagactaagaatgataagcaggtaatttccgacaagaatgatgagcaaaacatttgaaatgcagacacggtcgaagtccagactcactaatgcatcctaacgactatcagttagacacactaatgcagacctggttcgctaagaccactgctctgataccaactgaaaggacccgttcatatacattataaacgattcacaatagttgattacatcgcgaggtatttgacctctatatgatacattttacaaacattgcattcgtttttaaaagacaaactttctttacaacgaaagttgacggcatgcacaccatttcataatacatccaactataattggcttaataataatcttgatgaactcaatgactcgaatgcaacgtctttcaaaatatgccataaatgactccaagtaatatccttaaaatgagctaatgcacagcgaaagatttctttaatacctgagaataaacatgctttaaagtgtcaaccaaaaggttggtgagttcataggtttatcataacaatcatttcaatatattaatagaccacaagatttccgtttataaatatatgtacactcgcaagtgtataaaagtattctataagttgtaggcacccggtaacaagccttaacgttcatgttttaccctctgaagtacaccagatcaggtgtgtttaaaataacctcaaagtactaaagcatcccatagtcaggatggggtttgtcaggcccaatagatctatctttaggattcgcgcctaccgcacatagacaagtagtttaatgttaccaagctaagggtatatttctggtttaaacccacgtagaattagttttagtacttgtgcctatttcgtaaaacatttataaaaacagcgcatgtattctcagtcccaaaaatatatataaaagggagcaaatgaaactcacaatactgtatttcgtagtaaaaatacatataacgtcatttaataagtgcaaggttggcctcggattcacgaacgtatcaatattgagattcaatattgcaggaaagtacgtagacgcaacggagatgataaacactagattgacctcacgagcatacccataaaccatacccatcatttccatagctataacccataatttccttagcttcgactcattcaaaaaaactattttgaaatcactcggacagcactccgtcgtaatattttatgtatactaataatatcttgaaataatacagagcaaatatatatatatatatatatatatatatatatatatatatatatatatatatatatatatatatatatatatatatatatatatatatatatatatatgtatatatatatatatatcaattgagagagtttagagaaatatattttcaagtttctatgaaataatgaaacctattgaattctatttataatagatttttgaattaaaaaaaagtgaattattaaagcatgaattattaaagtaaattattaaagtatgaattattaaagtgaattattaaagtatgaattattaaagtatgaattattaaagtgaattattaaagtatgaattattaaagtgaattattaaagttaaagtaaagtaaaagtaaagtaaaggtaaagttaaagtatagtaaaagtataaaaaactatgtatgtataatacgcgtataaatatatataatattaatttaaatcgttatatatatttaatgaaataaaatataaatatcgttatatttattatactggttaagtaatgagttgtcaaaagtgattctagatatctataaaagttatatacgttttaataataaagttctttttaaactgaaaacgtctttgtacgtttgaaaatagattaatagaatattatggaaaccaattctccactaacttttgtctaactttcgtaaatgacactttttgtttttatttataaatagctttacaaattattctgaatatcgttaagaggaatagattttctcaaatcatagtggacctttcaacagagacttgtaatcataattcaatgtttctgataattcaatcatttaatatattttttttttcgtcgaaaatcatattgaaacaaatacgttcgtgtaaagtattatacatttaatactttattaatattctcaagttataatatatatatacatacatatacatatctatttatatataacggttcgtgaatcgtcagaatttggtcgaggttataatgaatgtatgaacacagtttaaaattcttgagatttaacttaacaaactttgcttatcgtgtcggaataatataaagattaaagtttaaatttggtcggaaatttccggttcgtcacaattattaatgataatactaataattatcttaatgataatatagtaataataataataacaataacaataaccatttttaaataatgatatatatatatatatatatatatatatatatatatatatattaataatgatgataataataataatactaataacaataataataataataataattggataataataataataatactaattataactttaacgataataacgatagtaataataaaaaaataacaatttttaatgataaatcccttttattgataaagataataataatcataataataagataaaactagaatgacgataaaaacgacgataataataatcatttttaataaaaatatcgaaaatttaattgattataacttctaatccgttcatcgaaaccattcgatatctaaaggaaaagttcttaatttttcgcttgctttccaaggacatgcatatcttataccttatctcaaccgcaagtgtaactaattcaagattcaacctaacctgtctaagggcaatatcaaaagtacaagcatgcataatcctaaatactcgagtactagtcagggatacactattagtatgtaaaagttaaattatgagtactcacgtatcaatattgagattcaatattgcaggaaaggtacgtagacgcaacggaaatgataaacactatattgacctcacgagcatacccatgaaccatactcaatcacctccatagctataacccataatttccttaatcatatcctactcgaaaaacaatttcgaaaccactcggacagcactccgtcgtaatattttatgtatactaataatatcttgaaataatacggagtaaatatatatgtaaatcgattgagagagtttagagaaaaatattttcaagtttctatgaaataatgaaacctattgaattctatttataatagatttttgaattattaaagtgaattattaaagtatgaattattaaagtatgaattattaaagtgaattattaaagtgtaaattattaaagtatgaattattaaagtgaattattaaagttaaagtaaagtaaaaataaagtaaaggtaaattttaagtatagtaaaagtataaaactatgtacgtataatacgcgtataaatatatataatattaatttaaatcgttatatatatttaataaaataaaatataaatatcgttatctttatcatactagttaagtaatgagttgtcaaaagtggttctagatatttataaaagttatatacattttaataataaagttctttttaaactgaaaacgtttttgtacgtttgaaactaaatagatcaatcgagtctttatgagattcaatcttccactatcctttgtctagttctcaatgattgacaatttgttcttatttataaatcactttaccattttccgaatattattaaaatggaaagatttcttaaatcaacgtgggcctttcaacagagacttgtaatcataattcaatatatctgataattcaatcatttgatcttatcttctaattccattgataaacattttgaaacagatacaatcatataaagtatttaatctaatattttgtttacgtttcaagttataatatatatacacatatacatatataatcatattcgtttaatggttcgtgaatcgttggaacttggtcgaggttgaatgaatgtatgaacatagtttaaaattcttgaaatttaacttaacaaatattgcttatcgtgtcggaaacatataaagattaaagtttaaatttggttggaaatttccgggttgtcacaactcgTACAATCACATCCTCCAGATAACACAATTCCGAAATCATTTTACAAAACCAAGAAGTGGATGAGAAAGATCGGTTTAGGGTATGAAGCGATACATGCTTGTAAGAATGATTGTTGTTTGTTTTATAAAGAATACAAAGATTTGGAAAACTGTCCAATATGTAACGCGAGTAGATGGAAAGATGAACGCACATCGGGGAAGAAAGTTCCTAATAAAGTTTTGCGTGATTTTCCAGTAACTCCAAGACTAAAAAGTTTGTACCGTTCTAGATACACTGCAAAAGATATGATTTGGCATGCTACTGGGCGGTGCACTGAAGATGGTAAGATGCATCATCCGGTAGATGGTCGATCTTGGAGAGAAATTGACAAAAGATATCCGGATTTTGCACGTGAACCCAGAAACGTTCGATTAGGGTTGGCTGCTGATGGTTTCAATCCATTTGGCAACATGAATAATGCTTACAGCATGTGGCCAGTAATATTGACAACGTACAATACACCGCCGTAGATATGTATGAAAGAAAGTTCTCTCATGTTGACTCTGTTAATTTCTGGTCCTAAATCACCTGGAAAAGATATTGATGTTTACTTGAGGCCTTTAGTTGTTGAACTGAAGATTTTATGGTCTGAAGGAGTTGTTACGCATGACTCAGTTACAAACACGTATTTTCAAATGAAAGCAATGCGTATTTGGACCATAAATGATTATCCTGCCCGTGGTAGTTTGTCCGGTTGGAGTGACCAAGGCTATAAAGCATGCCCTACATGTAACGAGGACACTCCTGCTATGCGTGTAGAAAACAAAATTGTTTATGTCAGTAACAGACAAAAACTTGAACTGAATCACCCATACAGAGAAAACTTACAATTCAATGGTAAGGTTGATCATACCCCAAAACCTAGAAAGTTCAAAGTGCACGAGATCGAAAAGCAACTTGAAGATTTGTTGCCAGTTGGTAATGTCGAAAAGAATCATACAAATGGACTAAAAAGAAAACGTCCCCCTAAGTGTCCTCACAACTGGACTAAAATTTCTATTTTTTGGGAACTTGAATATTGGAAATATCTTCCACTACAACACAACTTAGATGTCATGCATATTGAAAAGAATGTGTTGGAGGCTATTTTGGGTACCTTATTAATGAATGACAAGTCCAAAGACACTCACAATGCACGAGTTGACTTGGAAAAATTAGGAATTCGAGAATATTTGTGGCTCAAACCTAAGACCGCCGGTAAAAAGGATGGGAAATTCTTGAAACCTCATGCACAAtactccttaaattccgaagacagtgtaagttTTTGTAAATTCATTAAAGAAGTTAAACTTCCAGATGGGTTTGGATCAAACTTCAGGCATAAAGTGAACAAGGATAATAACAACATTACGAACATGAAATCTCATGATTGCCATATCATGATGCAACGATTATTACCGGTCGGAGTTAACGCGTTTTTGCACCCTACTATTTCTACACCAATAACGCAGTTGTGTGCATTCTTTAAGAAAATTTGTGCTCGAGAGTTAATGGTATCAGATATGTTGAAAGCTCAAAAACAAGTGGTTAAATTGTTATGTACTTTCGCGTTAATTTATCCTCCAGCTTTTTTTGACATAATGATTCATTTGGTAATGCATTTACCGGAAGAGGCTATAATGGGAGGGCCTGTTTACATGAGGTGGATGTATCCAATTGAGAGATACATGAAAAAACTAAAAAATTATGTTAGAAATAAAGCTAAGCCTGAAGGTTGTATAGCTGAAGGGTACGTTGTCGATGAAGCATTAACTGCATGTTCAATGTCCCTTGAAGGTATACAAAGAGATTTAATCGTCCTGACAGTTATGCTGACGGGCCATCTAGGTCATGTGAGTTTCGTGTCTTCAAATCATTATGTAATTTTATCAGTAAAGGTGTGTTCAAATCTCTGGCCCGGGATATTCAGGATAAACTTCACTGGTATGTACTCAACAATTGTTCTGACATCGACGAATACAAAAAGTAAGTCATTTTACTAAAACATGAGTTTATAATGACTTAACTACGTAAACGTTGCTCATACTAACAATTCTTTTTGAACATTTACAGTCAATTTAAAACAGAGTACCCCAATATGGACATGAAAACAAATTTTCCAAGTTGGTTCACCAACAAGGtaaactcaatatatatatatatatatatatatatatatatatatatatatatatatatatatatattagacttaCATatgataactatttttattcaaacttttattaacatttttttattttttgatagaTACGTGAACTACGGTCAGTTGATCGATCGAAGTATAGCGATGAATTGATCTGTCTAGCTGAAGGACCGGTGGGTGGCTCAAACCATTACACTGCCTGCCATGTGAATGGTGTCAGGTTTGTGGTTAGCAATCGCGATGATCGACGCACCACACAAAATAGTGGAATTTTGACACTCGCAGATGAAGGTAGTCCTGTCTCTAAGTATTATGGTCGGTTAGAAGATATTGTTGAGTTGCATTATGCCGGTGCATTTAGTGTTGTGTTATTCAGATGCCGGTGGTTCAACACTGAGAACACTCGAAAACATAAACGCCTATTTATAGTCAATAACATAACTAGTATTGACACGAAAGATGAGTGGTACCAAGATGATCAACACATTCTTGcaacacaagctcaacaagttttTTACATCGACGATCCTTCCAAACTTCTACCAGATGGAAGGTCGTTCATGAGGTAAATCATCAAAAAATCTTGGATAGAGACATTATCGAAGACACCATAGGGGATGTTGTACACGACACCAATTCATTCGATCTTAGCCTTGATGCTGATTTAGATAATATGACTTATATAAGTATGAGTGTACCCAGAGAAGCAACACCAATAATATTTTAATCGAACAATACatgaagttaatgatgatgatgatgatgatgatgatgatatagtagAATTAAACCCTCTTGTCCTTACTCATGAcatatgtgatgatgatgatgatgatgatgtggtggCTGACGATGATCTAAATCCCCAAATTCCTCGAAATGAAGCTTTCTCTAGCGATGATGATGAATATTGATGGGTAATTCTTGTCGTTTATATAAAAATGCTTGTTGTAATCAAATGATTTATATTTCTATGAACGTCTTTTTAAATTTTCCGCATtagtataagtatatgtatatatatacacatatatttatatgtgtgtgtgtatatatatatgcttgttgttgtaaatatattatatatgtagGAATATATATCATTGTCTATCTCATTGTTCTATTCACTTTATTttgtataaatgtatatgtatatatcattattCTATTAACTTTTATTTTGTATTTATGCAGATGAATTTCTTTGCTCTGCTTTTCCTAATGATGGCCGGGATGGTCGGGGGGCCCGGGGGCCCCGGGGGCCCCGGGGGGGACGGGGGCCAAAATAATCGGGGTAAACGGGGAAAAACACAAAACATAGGTTTGCGAAAGTTGAGGAATGCTCATGGAAAACTCACGATTGACTTTGATATTAAGTTGAAAACCATTAATTCGATAGGCGACAATAGTTCAATGTTTGTTAATTTGATATCTAGTGTTGTTCGGAAACCAAGCTACCCAAAATATTACATGTGTTGGGCGGATGTGCCATCATCTTTCAAAGACGACTTCTGGGTTGATATACGCGTAAGTATAATTaattactacatatatatatatatatatatatatatatatatatatatatatatatatatatatataagtgtgtatatatatatatatatatatatataagtgtatatatctaactatatatagttatatagttatatatatatatatatatatatatatatatatatatatatatatatatatctatatatatatatatatatacacttatatctatatatatatatacacttatatctatatatacatatatatatacacttatatctatatatatatatacacttatatatatatatatatatatatatatatatatatatatatatatatatatatatatgcgtttcttatatataatcttttaatatatttattactttTTATCGTAGAATTACTTTCAAATTGATACATGGCTAGAAGGTGAGCATGCAGCTGAAATCCGAACGGGTATTAACAAGATTGCGGCGGGACGATGGAAAAACGCAAAAAGTGAGTATATTGGTTATTACGAATTCCTCGAAGAAGAACATCCGGATGATATAAATTTCATTCGTGCGAACCCACCCGAGGATTGTGAAGCCCGAGAGTGGGAGCCTTTTGTTGACATGATGCTTGACGAAGCATATCGAAAGCGTTGTgctcaaaataaaaaaaaaccggGCTGAAGTCAAATACAACAGTTTGCATGGTGCCAAATCGATAGTTAAACATTTGGTAAATTACTTACACCTACTTGTTTTTAATGttttatataaatgataaaatgtaaGAAAATGGGTTATTTGATTTTATACATTTAAGTTATTTATTTGTGCGTTTGTAGAACGAACGTCAAGCCAAGAATGCGGAAATCGGTCCTATAAAAAATTACAAGATCTTGCACAAACCCAAGGATCGTACCAAGTGGAATGATTCGTTCATACCGAAAATTAATTACGTAAGTGATACATTTTTATAGATTATGGTGTACttcttataaatataagtataagtcaATTGGTGTActcccgatatatatatatatatatatatatatatatatatatatatatatatatatatatatatatatatatatata
The window above is part of the Rutidosis leptorrhynchoides isolate AG116_Rl617_1_P2 chromosome 1, CSIRO_AGI_Rlap_v1, whole genome shotgun sequence genome. Proteins encoded here:
- the LOC139903452 gene encoding uncharacterized protein, producing the protein MKESSLMLTLLISGPKSPGKDIDVYLRPLVVELKILWSEGVVTHDSVTNTYFQMKAMRIWTINDYPARGSLSGWSDQGYKACPTCNEDTPAMRVENKIVYVSNRQKLELNHPYRENLQFNGKVDHTPKPRKFKVHEIEKQLEDLLPVGNVEKNHTNGLKRKRPPKCPHNWTKISIFWELEYWKYLPLQHNLDVMHIEKNVLEAILGTLLMNDKSKDTHNARVDLEKLGIREYLWLKPKTAGKKDGKFLKPHAQYSLNSEDSVSFCKFIKEVKLPDGFGSNFRHKVNKDNNNITNMKSHDCHIMMQRLLPVGVNAFLHPTISTPITQLCAFFKKICARELMVSDMLKAQKQVVKLLCTFALIYPPAFFDIMIHLVMHLPEEAIMGGPVYMRWMYPIERYMKKLKNYVRNKAKPEGCIAEGYVVDEALTACSMSLEGIQRDLIVLTVMLTGHLGHDKLHWYVLNNCSDIDEYKNQFKTEYPNMDMKTNFPSWFTNKIRELRSVDRSKYSDELICLAEGPVGGSNHYTACHVNGVRFVVSNRDDRRTTQNSGILTLADEGSPVSKYYGRLEDIVELHYAGAFSVVLFRCRWFNTENTRKHKRLFIVNNITSIDTKDEWYQDDQHILATQAQQVFYIDDPSKLLPDGRSFMSLDADLDNMTYIINDDDDDDDDDIVELNPLVLTHDICDDDDDDDVVADDDLNPQIPRNEAFSSDDDEY